The following are from one region of the Salicibibacter kimchii genome:
- a CDS encoding HI0074 family nucleotidyltransferase substrate-binding subunit produces MERLQERIATADKALKTLEEIQDIETPSAIERDAFIQRFEYTFESVWKLGKEYLREIEGLDHGSPKRIIRASREVALLSAEETVAALEMVDDRNLTTHTYNEALADQIYEKIPAYAKLMRTWWKNMLTHV; encoded by the coding sequence ATGGAACGTTTGCAAGAGCGAATCGCCACTGCGGACAAAGCATTAAAAACATTGGAAGAAATCCAAGATATTGAAACGCCCTCCGCTATTGAAAGGGATGCTTTTATCCAACGCTTTGAATATACGTTTGAAAGCGTCTGGAAATTAGGGAAGGAATATTTACGTGAGATTGAGGGCCTGGATCATGGTTCACCAAAAAGAATCATCCGTGCCAGTCGCGAAGTAGCATTACTTAGCGCAGAGGAAACAGTTGCAGCTTTGGAAATGGTGGATGACCGCAACCTTACCACCCACACTTATAATGAAGCGTTGGCAGATCAAATTTATGAAAAGATTCCCGCCTATGCAAAGTTAATGAGAACCTGGTGGAAAAACATGCTCACCCACGTGTAA
- a CDS encoding nucleotidyltransferase family protein, with amino-acid sequence MTEAHHREATLARVSSILRETLSDKDVTVYLFGSWAKGNIHTSSDIDIAIDHTNLPNGFLYRIREAFEESTIPYQIDVIDLPNVDEDFRNKVFREGIQWNVCKSESPLRTKH; translated from the coding sequence ATGACAGAAGCACATCACCGTGAAGCAACTCTCGCTCGCGTATCAAGTATATTAAGAGAAACCTTGAGCGATAAGGATGTAACGGTATATTTATTCGGTTCCTGGGCCAAAGGAAACATTCATACTAGCTCGGATATAGATATCGCGATCGACCACACGAACCTGCCCAACGGCTTTTTATATCGCATAAGAGAAGCATTTGAAGAGTCAACGATCCCCTACCAGATTGACGTTATCGATTTGCCAAATGTCGATGAAGACTTCAGAAACAAAGTGTTTAGGGAGGGCATACAATGGAACGTTTGCAAGAGCGAATCGCCACTGCGGACAAAGCATTAA
- the helD gene encoding RNA polymerase recycling motor HelD: MKGAVPVSQEHTDWEKENERLQAVISRIEKKKEALKGDSDELKDDVIELRRTFWDDVTVNLDEPDDVIETQASLKQRAELLSERERSHGLLHQQKKTLNKLEETPYFGRIDFAEDGENETESIYIGIASLMDKNDEEFLVYDWRAPISSMYYDFAPGRAYYPTLDGDVEGDITLKRQYIVKRGNLEGMFDTGLTIGDELLQSLLGQQSSPQMKSIVASIQREQNQVIRNERSKMLLVRGAAGSGKTSAALQRVAYLLYKHREKLDAGNMLLFSPNPLFTRYVSNVLPELGEDNLQQSTLFQHFKKRLPNDWALESPHAHIEYFLSEQAEATRSQGLSVKTSPRFIEQLHDYVSSLSHSGLIFKDLYFRGELWVTKAQLQDYFYQMASSMSISDRLETVAEWLLKMLQITEREERPKAWVDEKMDLLDQATYNRVFEKVTENEGTFNDTVLQEDLLRKLVVRRMVKPLRKQIQTFDVLDVEAMYVQFFRWAGYKVIAEEIAYHFKKRDMHWEDAAPFLYFEDLLKGRPVYADIRHIFIDEAQDYTTIQIRYLQHLFPSSRLTLLGDANQAVHAHTSAGNAPLEEDSNEKEQETITLHRSYRSTQPIVEFTKQLVPNGEQIEAFERPGPKPAMKQLENEKQHDRYVCDLAKQLEEREIGMAAIVTKTFAESEEIWEQLTRAGRDAQLIHEQTSEFKAALLVLPVYLAKGIEFDAVVVSDASAANYHRERDRYLLYTACTRAMHELYLCTNGELTPFITDSVYEHYVQG; this comes from the coding sequence ATGAAAGGAGCAGTTCCGGTGAGTCAGGAACATACCGATTGGGAAAAAGAGAACGAGCGGTTGCAGGCTGTGATTTCCCGTATAGAAAAGAAAAAAGAAGCGCTAAAAGGGGATAGCGATGAGCTGAAAGATGATGTCATCGAGCTTCGGCGCACGTTTTGGGATGATGTGACCGTTAATCTTGATGAGCCGGATGATGTCATTGAAACGCAGGCCAGCCTGAAGCAACGCGCCGAGTTGCTGAGCGAACGTGAACGCAGCCATGGGCTTCTCCATCAACAAAAAAAGACGTTGAATAAATTAGAAGAAACTCCTTATTTTGGCCGCATCGATTTCGCGGAAGACGGGGAGAACGAAACGGAATCGATTTATATTGGCATTGCGTCGTTAATGGATAAAAACGATGAAGAATTTCTCGTTTACGATTGGCGCGCGCCCATATCCAGCATGTATTACGACTTTGCGCCCGGGCGTGCTTATTACCCGACGTTAGACGGAGATGTTGAAGGCGACATCACCTTGAAGCGGCAATACATCGTCAAGCGCGGAAACCTCGAAGGAATGTTTGATACCGGGCTGACGATCGGCGATGAACTTTTACAATCATTGCTCGGACAGCAATCGTCTCCGCAAATGAAAAGCATTGTCGCCTCGATCCAACGGGAACAAAATCAGGTCATCCGTAACGAACGAAGCAAAATGCTCCTCGTGCGCGGGGCTGCCGGAAGCGGGAAAACATCAGCGGCGTTGCAGCGCGTGGCTTATCTTCTGTATAAACACCGTGAAAAGTTGGACGCCGGGAACATGTTATTATTTTCGCCCAATCCGCTGTTTACCCGCTATGTATCCAACGTCCTTCCGGAACTGGGGGAAGATAATCTGCAGCAGTCAACGCTCTTCCAACATTTTAAAAAACGCTTGCCGAATGACTGGGCGCTCGAAAGCCCTCATGCCCATATTGAATATTTTTTATCCGAACAGGCAGAAGCAACCCGTTCCCAGGGTTTGTCGGTGAAAACGAGTCCTCGTTTCATCGAGCAGCTTCACGATTATGTCTCATCGCTTTCTCACTCCGGTCTTATTTTTAAAGATCTTTATTTTCGCGGTGAATTATGGGTGACAAAGGCCCAGCTTCAGGACTATTTTTATCAAATGGCGTCGTCCATGTCGATCTCCGATCGTCTGGAGACGGTGGCCGAATGGTTGCTCAAAATGTTGCAGATCACCGAAAGGGAAGAAAGGCCGAAAGCATGGGTCGATGAGAAAATGGATTTGTTGGATCAAGCGACGTACAACCGGGTGTTTGAAAAGGTGACGGAGAACGAAGGGACATTCAATGATACCGTATTGCAAGAGGATTTATTGCGAAAACTCGTCGTCCGTCGTATGGTGAAGCCGCTTCGAAAGCAAATTCAAACCTTCGACGTTTTAGACGTGGAAGCGATGTATGTGCAATTTTTCCGGTGGGCGGGCTATAAAGTGATTGCCGAGGAAATTGCGTATCATTTTAAAAAGCGAGACATGCACTGGGAGGATGCCGCACCTTTTCTCTATTTTGAAGATCTGTTAAAGGGAAGGCCTGTCTACGCGGATATCCGCCATATTTTCATTGATGAGGCTCAGGACTACACGACGATTCAAATTCGTTACTTGCAACATTTGTTTCCGTCGAGCCGGCTGACATTGCTCGGCGATGCCAATCAAGCAGTGCACGCGCATACAAGCGCGGGGAACGCGCCGCTGGAGGAAGATTCGAATGAAAAAGAACAAGAAACGATCACGTTGCACCGAAGTTATCGCTCTACGCAACCGATCGTTGAATTCACGAAGCAGTTGGTTCCGAATGGGGAGCAGATTGAGGCTTTTGAGCGGCCGGGTCCGAAACCCGCGATGAAGCAGCTGGAAAATGAGAAGCAACATGATCGCTATGTGTGCGACCTGGCTAAACAGCTGGAAGAAAGAGAGATAGGCATGGCGGCGATTGTGACGAAGACGTTTGCGGAAAGTGAAGAAATATGGGAGCAGTTGACAAGGGCCGGGCGAGACGCGCAACTCATTCATGAACAGACGTCTGAATTTAAAGCGGCTTTGCTCGTCTTGCCGGTCTATCTCGCGAAAGGGATTGAATTCGACGCGGTGGTGGTTAGTGATGCGTCCGCGGCGAATTATCACCGGGAACGGGATCGTTACTTGCTTTATACGGCTTGCACACGCGCGATGCATGAATTGTATCTGTGCACGAATGGCGAACTTACCCCATTTATAACGGATAGCGTCTATGAGCATTATGTGCAAGGATAG